A single window of Eucalyptus grandis isolate ANBG69807.140 chromosome 1, ASM1654582v1, whole genome shotgun sequence DNA harbors:
- the LOC120286677 gene encoding G-type lectin S-receptor-like serine/threonine-protein kinase SD2-5, translated as MALFRNQSILYGGDCYLLSDSFSLINDYGQYSSLAFIKVNNSSNKPLPLSIFPRKRRRRAELILGITVGAVLMILVSLFGICIPSMVRKNDVDSNDDPDLPRLQITRFYYEDLKAMTGDFTVMLGEGGFGSVFLGTLPSGIRIAVKRLDGFSQMKKSFLAEAETIGTIHHVNLVRLLGFCAEKSFRLLVYEYMCNGSLDKWIFHKDQEFDLCWQVRRKIIIDVAKGLAYLHEECHQKIIHLDVKPQNILLDEHFNAKLADFGLSKLIEKDQSQVMTTMRGTPGYLAPEWLSSIITEKVDVYSFGIVMLEVLCGRKNVDRSITGNL; from the exons ATGGCACTATTTCGTAATCAAAGCATTCTCTATGGTGGAGACTGCTACTTATTATCAGATTCATTTTCCCTTATAAATGACTACGGCCAGTATTCCAGCTTAGCATTTATCAAAGTCAACAACAGTTCAAACAAACCGTTGCCGTTATCAATctttccaagaaaaagaaggagacgAGCAGAGTTAATATTAGGGATTACTGTTGGAGCAGTTTTGATGATTTTAGTAAGCCTTTTTGGGATTTGTATTCCAAGTATGGTGAGAAAAAATGATGTCGATAGTAATGACGATCCAGACTTACCGAGGCTTCAGATAACTAGATTCTATTATGAGGACCTAAAGGCCATGACGGGAGATTTCACCGTCATGCTAGGGGAAGGAGGATTTGGCTCAGTGTTTCTAGGAACTTTACCCAGCGGCATTAGGATTGCAGTCAAGCGCCTTGATGGTTTTAGTCAAATGAAGAAGTCATTCTTGGCCGAGGCGGAAACCATTGGCACTATACATCATGTCAATCTAGTAAGACTACTCGGATTTTGTGCTGAAAAATCATTTCGACTTTTAGTCTATGAGTATATGTGCAATGGTTCTCTTGATAAGTGGATCTTCCATAAAGACCAAGAGTTTGACCTCTGTTGGCAAGTGAGGAGAAAGATTATTATCGACGTTGCCAAGGGACTAGCCTATCTCCATGAGGAATGCcatcaaaaaataattcacTTAGATGTCAAACCCCAAAATATACTGCTGGATGAACATTTCAATGCGAAGCTCGCTGATTTTGGATTGTCGAAGCTAATTGAGAAGGACCAAAGCCAAGTCATGACGACCATGCGAGGAACACCAGGTTACCTTGCTCCAGAGTGGTTAAGCTCTATAATCACAGAAAAGGTGGATGTGTATAGTTTTGGCATCGTGATGTTAGAAGTCCTATGTGGTAGGAAAAATGTGGATCGTT CAATTACCGGCAATCtctga